A stretch of DNA from Lentimicrobiaceae bacterium:
GTTATTTTACAGCGGATTATTATTTAGATAATTTATAAATAACAAAATATTAATAAAACAAATAAAATCGATGGCAACAACCAACCAAGACAACGCAAAGTACAACATTTTATTGGTAGATGACGAAGAGGATATTTTAGATTTTGTAGGATACAATTTAGAAAAAGCAGGCTATACTGTTAGTAAATGTACCAATGGTAAAGATGCAATTGAAATGGCAAAAAAAATCGAGCCGCATTTAATATTGCTTGACCTTATGATGCCCGAAATGGATGGGATAGAAACTTGTCATGAGCTTAAGCGAAATCCCAATTTAGAAAACACAATAATTGTATTTTTTACCGCACGCAACGAAGATTTCACTCACATCTTAGGTCTCGATGCCGGAGCCGACGATTACATCACCAAACCTATAAAACCTTCTTTGCTCACTTCTAAGGTCAATTCGCTTTTACGTCGTGTTAATACAGGCGAACCGTCTTCATCTAAGCTTACCATCGGAAACATGCAAATA
This window harbors:
- a CDS encoding response regulator transcription factor — its product is MATTNQDNAKYNILLVDDEEDILDFVGYNLEKAGYTVSKCTNGKDAIEMAKKIEPHLILLDLMMPEMDGIETCHELKRNPNLENTIIVFFTARNEDFTHILGLDAGADDYITKPIKPSLLTSKVNSLLRRVNTGEPSSSKLTIGNMQIDRDRYIVTIDGEEFQLARKEFELLSILASRPGKVFSRNDILKKVWDNDVVVGERTIDVHVRKIREKTGTDYIKTIKGVGYKFDVR